In one window of Hevea brasiliensis isolate MT/VB/25A 57/8 chromosome 10, ASM3005281v1, whole genome shotgun sequence DNA:
- the LOC110656256 gene encoding mitogen-activated protein kinase kinase kinase 5 isoform X2 produces the protein MRWLQNISFSSSSNPSTSASSSSSAVGDATFSPAKKHSHYRSYIRAGPLALRFGGGGGPRFIRPKKLRHLTANEVTDRASSASATATKPNSDSAESVQLSRSPSSSSSTVPLRLSSSAPVPVPLPLPLPLPDNSNSGDGDLRLKSPKEKDRDGVKERERERSDGSGREGFSSSTSPIKSVFLGRDTRKAVEHLDIRSPRKVHPDFVMDNYGENFKANVPTRSAPTSPFSSPVLSPQTLTSVADLLPYYQMIAKGNQVWSAPEMATIDIPGLPPPAFFDYTAFNSDSSPLHSPPSRSPRRNPRSPNGPASPLNAKLSIETLTPGRESNANFEVHPLPLPPGAARPSVSTPVPQVIAKAESMPLKSQWQKGKLIGRGTFGSVYVASNRETGALCAMKEVDIFPDDPKSAESIKQLEQEIKILSHLKHPNIVQYYGSEIVEDRFYIYLEYVHPGSINKYVREHCGAITENVVRSFTRHILSGLAYLHSTKTIHRDIKGANLLVDASGVVKLADFGMSKHLTGQAAELSLKGSPYWMAPELMQAVMQKDTNSDLALAVDIWSLGCTIIEMFTGKPPWSDYEGAAAMFKVLRDIPPIPETLSPEGKDFLSCCFQRNPVDRPSASMLLEHRWLKNLMYLDFPSSTQSFNGIKSTDITHSQCPNMSEKGKVASDSETAQGSHRETSNLTVMAASLLFSSFYS, from the exons ATGCGTTGGCTTCAAAACATTTCCTTCTCGTCGTCGTCTAATCCTTCCACCTCtgcctcttcttcctcttctgctgTTGGCGATGCCACTTTTTCTCCTGCAAAGAAGCACAGCCATTATCGGAGCTATATTCGAGCCGGTCCGCTAGCTTTGCGTTTCGGCGGTGGTGGTGGGCCCAGGTTCATTCGCCCGAAGAAGCTCCGCCATTTGACCGCAAATGAGGTTACAGACCGAGCCTCTTCCGCTTCCGCTACCGCTACGAAACCCAACTCAGACTCCGCTGAGTCCGTTCAGCTTTCGCGGTCTCCCAGTAGCTCTTCCTCCACCGTCCCGTTGAGGTTGTCATCGTCAGCTCCTGTGCCAGTGCCGTTGCCCCTGCCTTTACCTCTCCCTGACAATTCTAATTCTGGAGACGGGGACTTGCGCTTGAAGTCGCCTAAGGAGAAGGATCGAGACGGTGTtaaggagagagaaagagaaagaagtgaTGGCTCCGGACGAGAGGGATTTTCTTCTTCGACCTCTCCAATTAAGAG TGTATTCCTTGGTCGAGATACTAGGAAGGCGGTGGAGCATCTAGATATAAGGTCACCTAGGAAGGTTCATCCAGATTTTGTTATGGATAATTATGGAGAGAACTTCAAGGCCAATGTTCCTACTAGGAGCGCTCCTACTAGTCCATTTTCAAGTCCTGTACTCAGCCCACAAACATTAACTTCTGTTGCGGATTTGTTGCCTTACTATCAAATGATTGCTAAAGGAAATCAAGTCTGGTCTGCACCAGAAATGGCAACGATAGATATACCCGGGCTTCCTCCCCCAGCATTTTTTGATTACACTGCATTCAATAGTGACAGTTCTCCCCTTCATAGTCCACCAAGTAGAAGTCCCCGCCGGAATCCAAGAAGCCCTAATGGACCTGCGTCACCACTGAATGCAAAACTTTCAATTGAAACCTTGACCCCAGGCCGTGAAAGTAATGCTAACTTTGAGGTCCATCCATTACCCCTTCCTCCTGGAGCTGCCAGGCCTTCAGTGTCAACTCCAGTTCCACAAGTTATTGCTAAAGCAGAGTCCATGCCCTTGAAAAGTCAGTGGCAGAAGGGAAAGCTTATTGGACGTGGTACATTTGGCAGTGTTTATGTTGCCAGCAATAG GGAAACTGGGGCCCTATGTGCAATGAAGGAAGTAGACATATTTCCAGACGACCCAAAATCTGCAGAGTCTATAAAGCAATTAGAGCAG gaaattaaaattctcagCCATCTGAAGCATCCAAACATTGTGCAATATTACGGTAGTGAAATA GTTGAAGACCGCTTCTATATATATCTAGAGTATGTTCATCCTGGTTCAATCAATAAATACGTGCGCGAACATTGTGGAGCTATAACAGAAAATGTTGTTCGTAGTTTTACTCGCCACATTCTCTCTGGGTTAGCCTACTTGCACAGCACAAAGACGATACACAG GGACATAAAAGGCGCTAATTTGCTTGTTGATGCATCGGGTGTTGTCAAGCTTGCTGATTTTGGGATGTCGAAACAT CTTACTGGACAAGCAGCTGAGCTTTCTTTGAAGGGAAGTCCATACTGGATGGCTCCAGAG CTTATGCAAGCTGTAATGCAGAAGGATACCAACTCTGACCTTGCACTTGCAGTTGATATTTGGAGTCTGGGCTGTACTATTATTGAAATGTTTACAGGAAAACCTCCTTGGAGTGATTATGAGGGG GCTGCAGCCATGTTTAAAGTTCTGAGGGATATCCCACCAATACCTGAAACGCTGTCGCCTGAGGGCAAGGATTTTCTAAGTTGCTGCTTTCAAAGAAATCCCGTGGACAGGCCATCAGCAAGCATGTTACTAGAACATCGTTGGTTGAAAAACTTAATGTACCTAGATTTTCCATCTTCCACCCAGTCATTTAATGGTATAAAATCGACG GATATAACCCATAGCCAATGTCCAAACATGTCTGAAAAGGGAAAGGTGGCTTCTGACAG CGAGACTGCCCAAGGATCTCATCGTGAAACTTCCAACTTAACAGTAATGGCAGCCTCCTTGTTATTCTCCTCGTTCTATTCTTGA
- the LOC110656256 gene encoding mitogen-activated protein kinase kinase kinase 5 isoform X3 produces the protein MRWLQNISFSSSSNPSTSASSSSSAVGDATFSPAKKHSHYRSYIRAGPLALRFGGGGGPRFIRPKKLRHLTANEVTDRASSASATATKPNSDSAESVQLSRSPSSSSSTVPLRLSSSAPVPVPLPLPLPLPDNSNSGDGDLRLKSPKEKDRDGVKERERERSDGSGREGFSSSTSPIKSVFLGRDTRKAVEHLDIRSPRKVHPDFVMDNYGENFKANVPTRSAPTSPFSSPVLSPQTLTSVADLLPYYQMIAKGNQVWSAPEMATIDIPGLPPPAFFDYTAFNSDSSPLHSPPSRSPRRNPRSPNGPASPLNAKLSIETLTPGRESNANFEVHPLPLPPGAARPSVSTPVPQVIAKAESMPLKSQWQKGKLIGRGTFGSVYVASNRETGALCAMKEVDIFPDDPKSAESIKQLEQEIKILSHLKHPNIVQYYGSEIVEDRFYIYLEYVHPGSINKYVREHCGAITENVVRSFTRHILSGLAYLHSTKTIHRDIKGANLLVDASGVVKLADFGMSKHLTGQAAELSLKGSPYWMAPELMQAVMQKDTNSDLALAVDIWSLGCTIIEMFTGKPPWSDYEGAAAMFKVLRDIPPIPETLSPEGKDFLSCCFQRNPVDRPSASMLLEHRWLKNLMYLDFPSSTQSFNGIKSTDITHSQCPNMSEKGKVASDSFMHYSLSSARLPKDLIVKLPT, from the exons ATGCGTTGGCTTCAAAACATTTCCTTCTCGTCGTCGTCTAATCCTTCCACCTCtgcctcttcttcctcttctgctgTTGGCGATGCCACTTTTTCTCCTGCAAAGAAGCACAGCCATTATCGGAGCTATATTCGAGCCGGTCCGCTAGCTTTGCGTTTCGGCGGTGGTGGTGGGCCCAGGTTCATTCGCCCGAAGAAGCTCCGCCATTTGACCGCAAATGAGGTTACAGACCGAGCCTCTTCCGCTTCCGCTACCGCTACGAAACCCAACTCAGACTCCGCTGAGTCCGTTCAGCTTTCGCGGTCTCCCAGTAGCTCTTCCTCCACCGTCCCGTTGAGGTTGTCATCGTCAGCTCCTGTGCCAGTGCCGTTGCCCCTGCCTTTACCTCTCCCTGACAATTCTAATTCTGGAGACGGGGACTTGCGCTTGAAGTCGCCTAAGGAGAAGGATCGAGACGGTGTtaaggagagagaaagagaaagaagtgaTGGCTCCGGACGAGAGGGATTTTCTTCTTCGACCTCTCCAATTAAGAG TGTATTCCTTGGTCGAGATACTAGGAAGGCGGTGGAGCATCTAGATATAAGGTCACCTAGGAAGGTTCATCCAGATTTTGTTATGGATAATTATGGAGAGAACTTCAAGGCCAATGTTCCTACTAGGAGCGCTCCTACTAGTCCATTTTCAAGTCCTGTACTCAGCCCACAAACATTAACTTCTGTTGCGGATTTGTTGCCTTACTATCAAATGATTGCTAAAGGAAATCAAGTCTGGTCTGCACCAGAAATGGCAACGATAGATATACCCGGGCTTCCTCCCCCAGCATTTTTTGATTACACTGCATTCAATAGTGACAGTTCTCCCCTTCATAGTCCACCAAGTAGAAGTCCCCGCCGGAATCCAAGAAGCCCTAATGGACCTGCGTCACCACTGAATGCAAAACTTTCAATTGAAACCTTGACCCCAGGCCGTGAAAGTAATGCTAACTTTGAGGTCCATCCATTACCCCTTCCTCCTGGAGCTGCCAGGCCTTCAGTGTCAACTCCAGTTCCACAAGTTATTGCTAAAGCAGAGTCCATGCCCTTGAAAAGTCAGTGGCAGAAGGGAAAGCTTATTGGACGTGGTACATTTGGCAGTGTTTATGTTGCCAGCAATAG GGAAACTGGGGCCCTATGTGCAATGAAGGAAGTAGACATATTTCCAGACGACCCAAAATCTGCAGAGTCTATAAAGCAATTAGAGCAG gaaattaaaattctcagCCATCTGAAGCATCCAAACATTGTGCAATATTACGGTAGTGAAATA GTTGAAGACCGCTTCTATATATATCTAGAGTATGTTCATCCTGGTTCAATCAATAAATACGTGCGCGAACATTGTGGAGCTATAACAGAAAATGTTGTTCGTAGTTTTACTCGCCACATTCTCTCTGGGTTAGCCTACTTGCACAGCACAAAGACGATACACAG GGACATAAAAGGCGCTAATTTGCTTGTTGATGCATCGGGTGTTGTCAAGCTTGCTGATTTTGGGATGTCGAAACAT CTTACTGGACAAGCAGCTGAGCTTTCTTTGAAGGGAAGTCCATACTGGATGGCTCCAGAG CTTATGCAAGCTGTAATGCAGAAGGATACCAACTCTGACCTTGCACTTGCAGTTGATATTTGGAGTCTGGGCTGTACTATTATTGAAATGTTTACAGGAAAACCTCCTTGGAGTGATTATGAGGGG GCTGCAGCCATGTTTAAAGTTCTGAGGGATATCCCACCAATACCTGAAACGCTGTCGCCTGAGGGCAAGGATTTTCTAAGTTGCTGCTTTCAAAGAAATCCCGTGGACAGGCCATCAGCAAGCATGTTACTAGAACATCGTTGGTTGAAAAACTTAATGTACCTAGATTTTCCATCTTCCACCCAGTCATTTAATGGTATAAAATCGACG GATATAACCCATAGCCAATGTCCAAACATGTCTGAAAAGGGAAAGGTGGCTTCTGACAG CTTCATGCATTATTCTCTTTCTTCAGCGAGACTGCCCAAGGATCTCATCGTGAAACTTCCAACTTAA
- the LOC110656256 gene encoding mitogen-activated protein kinase kinase kinase 5 isoform X4, protein MRWLQNISFSSSSNPSTSASSSSSAVGDATFSPAKKHSHYRSYIRAGPLALRFGGGGGPRFIRPKKLRHLTANEVTDRASSASATATKPNSDSAESVQLSRSPSSSSSTVPLRLSSSAPVPVPLPLPLPLPDNSNSGDGDLRLKSPKEKDRDGVKERERERSDGSGREGFSSSTSPIKSVFLGRDTRKAVEHLDIRSPRKVHPDFVMDNYGENFKANVPTRSAPTSPFSSPVLSPQTLTSVADLLPYYQMIAKGNQVWSAPEMATIDIPGLPPPAFFDYTAFNSDSSPLHSPPSRSPRRNPRSPNGPASPLNAKLSIETLTPGRESNANFEVHPLPLPPGAARPSVSTPVPQVIAKAESMPLKSQWQKGKLIGRGTFGSVYVASNRETGALCAMKEVDIFPDDPKSAESIKQLEQEIKILSHLKHPNIVQYYGSEIVEDRFYIYLEYVHPGSINKYVREHCGAITENVVRSFTRHILSGLAYLHSTKTIHRDIKGANLLVDASGVVKLADFGMSKHLTGQAAELSLKGSPYWMAPELMQAVMQKDTNSDLALAVDIWSLGCTIIEMFTGKPPWSDYEGAAAMFKVLRDIPPIPETLSPEGKDFLSCCFQRNPVDRPSASMLLEHRWLKNLMYLDFPSSTQSFNGIKSTDITHSQCPNMSEKGKVASDRLK, encoded by the exons ATGCGTTGGCTTCAAAACATTTCCTTCTCGTCGTCGTCTAATCCTTCCACCTCtgcctcttcttcctcttctgctgTTGGCGATGCCACTTTTTCTCCTGCAAAGAAGCACAGCCATTATCGGAGCTATATTCGAGCCGGTCCGCTAGCTTTGCGTTTCGGCGGTGGTGGTGGGCCCAGGTTCATTCGCCCGAAGAAGCTCCGCCATTTGACCGCAAATGAGGTTACAGACCGAGCCTCTTCCGCTTCCGCTACCGCTACGAAACCCAACTCAGACTCCGCTGAGTCCGTTCAGCTTTCGCGGTCTCCCAGTAGCTCTTCCTCCACCGTCCCGTTGAGGTTGTCATCGTCAGCTCCTGTGCCAGTGCCGTTGCCCCTGCCTTTACCTCTCCCTGACAATTCTAATTCTGGAGACGGGGACTTGCGCTTGAAGTCGCCTAAGGAGAAGGATCGAGACGGTGTtaaggagagagaaagagaaagaagtgaTGGCTCCGGACGAGAGGGATTTTCTTCTTCGACCTCTCCAATTAAGAG TGTATTCCTTGGTCGAGATACTAGGAAGGCGGTGGAGCATCTAGATATAAGGTCACCTAGGAAGGTTCATCCAGATTTTGTTATGGATAATTATGGAGAGAACTTCAAGGCCAATGTTCCTACTAGGAGCGCTCCTACTAGTCCATTTTCAAGTCCTGTACTCAGCCCACAAACATTAACTTCTGTTGCGGATTTGTTGCCTTACTATCAAATGATTGCTAAAGGAAATCAAGTCTGGTCTGCACCAGAAATGGCAACGATAGATATACCCGGGCTTCCTCCCCCAGCATTTTTTGATTACACTGCATTCAATAGTGACAGTTCTCCCCTTCATAGTCCACCAAGTAGAAGTCCCCGCCGGAATCCAAGAAGCCCTAATGGACCTGCGTCACCACTGAATGCAAAACTTTCAATTGAAACCTTGACCCCAGGCCGTGAAAGTAATGCTAACTTTGAGGTCCATCCATTACCCCTTCCTCCTGGAGCTGCCAGGCCTTCAGTGTCAACTCCAGTTCCACAAGTTATTGCTAAAGCAGAGTCCATGCCCTTGAAAAGTCAGTGGCAGAAGGGAAAGCTTATTGGACGTGGTACATTTGGCAGTGTTTATGTTGCCAGCAATAG GGAAACTGGGGCCCTATGTGCAATGAAGGAAGTAGACATATTTCCAGACGACCCAAAATCTGCAGAGTCTATAAAGCAATTAGAGCAG gaaattaaaattctcagCCATCTGAAGCATCCAAACATTGTGCAATATTACGGTAGTGAAATA GTTGAAGACCGCTTCTATATATATCTAGAGTATGTTCATCCTGGTTCAATCAATAAATACGTGCGCGAACATTGTGGAGCTATAACAGAAAATGTTGTTCGTAGTTTTACTCGCCACATTCTCTCTGGGTTAGCCTACTTGCACAGCACAAAGACGATACACAG GGACATAAAAGGCGCTAATTTGCTTGTTGATGCATCGGGTGTTGTCAAGCTTGCTGATTTTGGGATGTCGAAACAT CTTACTGGACAAGCAGCTGAGCTTTCTTTGAAGGGAAGTCCATACTGGATGGCTCCAGAG CTTATGCAAGCTGTAATGCAGAAGGATACCAACTCTGACCTTGCACTTGCAGTTGATATTTGGAGTCTGGGCTGTACTATTATTGAAATGTTTACAGGAAAACCTCCTTGGAGTGATTATGAGGGG GCTGCAGCCATGTTTAAAGTTCTGAGGGATATCCCACCAATACCTGAAACGCTGTCGCCTGAGGGCAAGGATTTTCTAAGTTGCTGCTTTCAAAGAAATCCCGTGGACAGGCCATCAGCAAGCATGTTACTAGAACATCGTTGGTTGAAAAACTTAATGTACCTAGATTTTCCATCTTCCACCCAGTCATTTAATGGTATAAAATCGACG GATATAACCCATAGCCAATGTCCAAACATGTCTGAAAAGGGAAAGGTGGCTTCTGACAG GCTCAAGTAG
- the LOC110656256 gene encoding mitogen-activated protein kinase kinase kinase 5 isoform X1 produces the protein MRWLQNISFSSSSNPSTSASSSSSAVGDATFSPAKKHSHYRSYIRAGPLALRFGGGGGPRFIRPKKLRHLTANEVTDRASSASATATKPNSDSAESVQLSRSPSSSSSTVPLRLSSSAPVPVPLPLPLPLPDNSNSGDGDLRLKSPKEKDRDGVKERERERSDGSGREGFSSSTSPIKSVFLGRDTRKAVEHLDIRSPRKVHPDFVMDNYGENFKANVPTRSAPTSPFSSPVLSPQTLTSVADLLPYYQMIAKGNQVWSAPEMATIDIPGLPPPAFFDYTAFNSDSSPLHSPPSRSPRRNPRSPNGPASPLNAKLSIETLTPGRESNANFEVHPLPLPPGAARPSVSTPVPQVIAKAESMPLKSQWQKGKLIGRGTFGSVYVASNRETGALCAMKEVDIFPDDPKSAESIKQLEQEIKILSHLKHPNIVQYYGSEIVEDRFYIYLEYVHPGSINKYVREHCGAITENVVRSFTRHILSGLAYLHSTKTIHRDIKGANLLVDASGVVKLADFGMSKHLTGQAAELSLKGSPYWMAPELMQAVMQKDTNSDLALAVDIWSLGCTIIEMFTGKPPWSDYEGAAAMFKVLRDIPPIPETLSPEGKDFLSCCFQRNPVDRPSASMLLEHRWLKNLMYLDFPSSTQSFNGIKSTDITHSQCPNMSEKGKVASDSETAQGSHRETSNLTAQVDDWQQEFVAVVSSLPHPCHVNVFSSFKSLFILRIYSGLVILEAGFVCYLLI, from the exons ATGCGTTGGCTTCAAAACATTTCCTTCTCGTCGTCGTCTAATCCTTCCACCTCtgcctcttcttcctcttctgctgTTGGCGATGCCACTTTTTCTCCTGCAAAGAAGCACAGCCATTATCGGAGCTATATTCGAGCCGGTCCGCTAGCTTTGCGTTTCGGCGGTGGTGGTGGGCCCAGGTTCATTCGCCCGAAGAAGCTCCGCCATTTGACCGCAAATGAGGTTACAGACCGAGCCTCTTCCGCTTCCGCTACCGCTACGAAACCCAACTCAGACTCCGCTGAGTCCGTTCAGCTTTCGCGGTCTCCCAGTAGCTCTTCCTCCACCGTCCCGTTGAGGTTGTCATCGTCAGCTCCTGTGCCAGTGCCGTTGCCCCTGCCTTTACCTCTCCCTGACAATTCTAATTCTGGAGACGGGGACTTGCGCTTGAAGTCGCCTAAGGAGAAGGATCGAGACGGTGTtaaggagagagaaagagaaagaagtgaTGGCTCCGGACGAGAGGGATTTTCTTCTTCGACCTCTCCAATTAAGAG TGTATTCCTTGGTCGAGATACTAGGAAGGCGGTGGAGCATCTAGATATAAGGTCACCTAGGAAGGTTCATCCAGATTTTGTTATGGATAATTATGGAGAGAACTTCAAGGCCAATGTTCCTACTAGGAGCGCTCCTACTAGTCCATTTTCAAGTCCTGTACTCAGCCCACAAACATTAACTTCTGTTGCGGATTTGTTGCCTTACTATCAAATGATTGCTAAAGGAAATCAAGTCTGGTCTGCACCAGAAATGGCAACGATAGATATACCCGGGCTTCCTCCCCCAGCATTTTTTGATTACACTGCATTCAATAGTGACAGTTCTCCCCTTCATAGTCCACCAAGTAGAAGTCCCCGCCGGAATCCAAGAAGCCCTAATGGACCTGCGTCACCACTGAATGCAAAACTTTCAATTGAAACCTTGACCCCAGGCCGTGAAAGTAATGCTAACTTTGAGGTCCATCCATTACCCCTTCCTCCTGGAGCTGCCAGGCCTTCAGTGTCAACTCCAGTTCCACAAGTTATTGCTAAAGCAGAGTCCATGCCCTTGAAAAGTCAGTGGCAGAAGGGAAAGCTTATTGGACGTGGTACATTTGGCAGTGTTTATGTTGCCAGCAATAG GGAAACTGGGGCCCTATGTGCAATGAAGGAAGTAGACATATTTCCAGACGACCCAAAATCTGCAGAGTCTATAAAGCAATTAGAGCAG gaaattaaaattctcagCCATCTGAAGCATCCAAACATTGTGCAATATTACGGTAGTGAAATA GTTGAAGACCGCTTCTATATATATCTAGAGTATGTTCATCCTGGTTCAATCAATAAATACGTGCGCGAACATTGTGGAGCTATAACAGAAAATGTTGTTCGTAGTTTTACTCGCCACATTCTCTCTGGGTTAGCCTACTTGCACAGCACAAAGACGATACACAG GGACATAAAAGGCGCTAATTTGCTTGTTGATGCATCGGGTGTTGTCAAGCTTGCTGATTTTGGGATGTCGAAACAT CTTACTGGACAAGCAGCTGAGCTTTCTTTGAAGGGAAGTCCATACTGGATGGCTCCAGAG CTTATGCAAGCTGTAATGCAGAAGGATACCAACTCTGACCTTGCACTTGCAGTTGATATTTGGAGTCTGGGCTGTACTATTATTGAAATGTTTACAGGAAAACCTCCTTGGAGTGATTATGAGGGG GCTGCAGCCATGTTTAAAGTTCTGAGGGATATCCCACCAATACCTGAAACGCTGTCGCCTGAGGGCAAGGATTTTCTAAGTTGCTGCTTTCAAAGAAATCCCGTGGACAGGCCATCAGCAAGCATGTTACTAGAACATCGTTGGTTGAAAAACTTAATGTACCTAGATTTTCCATCTTCCACCCAGTCATTTAATGGTATAAAATCGACG GATATAACCCATAGCCAATGTCCAAACATGTCTGAAAAGGGAAAGGTGGCTTCTGACAG CGAGACTGCCCAAGGATCTCATCGTGAAACTTCCAACTTAACA GCTCAAGTAGATGACTGGCAGCAAGAGTTTGTTGCAGTGGTGAGTTCTCTGCCTCATCCTTGTCATGTCAATgtcttctcaagtttcaaaagctTGTTCATCCTGCGAATATATTCTGGACTGGTGATTTTGGAAGCAGGTTTTGTATGCTATTTGCTAATTTAG
- the LOC110656256 gene encoding mitogen-activated protein kinase kinase kinase 5 isoform X5, with protein MRWLQNISFSSSSNPSTSASSSSSAVGDATFSPAKKHSHYRSYIRAGPLALRFGGGGGPRFIRPKKLRHLTANEVTDRASSASATATKPNSDSAESVQLSRSPSSSSSTVPLRLSSSAPVPVPLPLPLPLPDNSNSGDGDLRLKSPKEKDRDGVKERERERSDGSGREGFSSSTSPIKSVFLGRDTRKAVEHLDIRSPRKVHPDFVMDNYGENFKANVPTRSAPTSPFSSPVLSPQTLTSVADLLPYYQMIAKGNQVWSAPEMATIDIPGLPPPAFFDYTAFNSDSSPLHSPPSRSPRRNPRSPNGPASPLNAKLSIETLTPGRESNANFEVHPLPLPPGAARPSVSTPVPQVIAKAESMPLKSQWQKGKLIGRGTFGSVYVASNRETGALCAMKEVDIFPDDPKSAESIKQLEQEIKILSHLKHPNIVQYYGSEIVEDRFYIYLEYVHPGSINKYVREHCGAITENVVRSFTRHILSGLAYLHSTKTIHRDIKGANLLVDASGVVKLADFGMSKHLTGQAAELSLKGSPYWMAPELMQAVMQKDTNSDLALAVDIWSLGCTIIEMFTGKPPWSDYEGAAAMFKVLRDIPPIPETLSPEGKDFLSCCFQRNPVDRPSASMLLEHRWLKNLMYLDFPSSTQSFNGYNP; from the exons ATGCGTTGGCTTCAAAACATTTCCTTCTCGTCGTCGTCTAATCCTTCCACCTCtgcctcttcttcctcttctgctgTTGGCGATGCCACTTTTTCTCCTGCAAAGAAGCACAGCCATTATCGGAGCTATATTCGAGCCGGTCCGCTAGCTTTGCGTTTCGGCGGTGGTGGTGGGCCCAGGTTCATTCGCCCGAAGAAGCTCCGCCATTTGACCGCAAATGAGGTTACAGACCGAGCCTCTTCCGCTTCCGCTACCGCTACGAAACCCAACTCAGACTCCGCTGAGTCCGTTCAGCTTTCGCGGTCTCCCAGTAGCTCTTCCTCCACCGTCCCGTTGAGGTTGTCATCGTCAGCTCCTGTGCCAGTGCCGTTGCCCCTGCCTTTACCTCTCCCTGACAATTCTAATTCTGGAGACGGGGACTTGCGCTTGAAGTCGCCTAAGGAGAAGGATCGAGACGGTGTtaaggagagagaaagagaaagaagtgaTGGCTCCGGACGAGAGGGATTTTCTTCTTCGACCTCTCCAATTAAGAG TGTATTCCTTGGTCGAGATACTAGGAAGGCGGTGGAGCATCTAGATATAAGGTCACCTAGGAAGGTTCATCCAGATTTTGTTATGGATAATTATGGAGAGAACTTCAAGGCCAATGTTCCTACTAGGAGCGCTCCTACTAGTCCATTTTCAAGTCCTGTACTCAGCCCACAAACATTAACTTCTGTTGCGGATTTGTTGCCTTACTATCAAATGATTGCTAAAGGAAATCAAGTCTGGTCTGCACCAGAAATGGCAACGATAGATATACCCGGGCTTCCTCCCCCAGCATTTTTTGATTACACTGCATTCAATAGTGACAGTTCTCCCCTTCATAGTCCACCAAGTAGAAGTCCCCGCCGGAATCCAAGAAGCCCTAATGGACCTGCGTCACCACTGAATGCAAAACTTTCAATTGAAACCTTGACCCCAGGCCGTGAAAGTAATGCTAACTTTGAGGTCCATCCATTACCCCTTCCTCCTGGAGCTGCCAGGCCTTCAGTGTCAACTCCAGTTCCACAAGTTATTGCTAAAGCAGAGTCCATGCCCTTGAAAAGTCAGTGGCAGAAGGGAAAGCTTATTGGACGTGGTACATTTGGCAGTGTTTATGTTGCCAGCAATAG GGAAACTGGGGCCCTATGTGCAATGAAGGAAGTAGACATATTTCCAGACGACCCAAAATCTGCAGAGTCTATAAAGCAATTAGAGCAG gaaattaaaattctcagCCATCTGAAGCATCCAAACATTGTGCAATATTACGGTAGTGAAATA GTTGAAGACCGCTTCTATATATATCTAGAGTATGTTCATCCTGGTTCAATCAATAAATACGTGCGCGAACATTGTGGAGCTATAACAGAAAATGTTGTTCGTAGTTTTACTCGCCACATTCTCTCTGGGTTAGCCTACTTGCACAGCACAAAGACGATACACAG GGACATAAAAGGCGCTAATTTGCTTGTTGATGCATCGGGTGTTGTCAAGCTTGCTGATTTTGGGATGTCGAAACAT CTTACTGGACAAGCAGCTGAGCTTTCTTTGAAGGGAAGTCCATACTGGATGGCTCCAGAG CTTATGCAAGCTGTAATGCAGAAGGATACCAACTCTGACCTTGCACTTGCAGTTGATATTTGGAGTCTGGGCTGTACTATTATTGAAATGTTTACAGGAAAACCTCCTTGGAGTGATTATGAGGGG GCTGCAGCCATGTTTAAAGTTCTGAGGGATATCCCACCAATACCTGAAACGCTGTCGCCTGAGGGCAAGGATTTTCTAAGTTGCTGCTTTCAAAGAAATCCCGTGGACAGGCCATCAGCAAGCATGTTACTAGAACATCGTTGGTTGAAAAACTTAATGTACCTAGATTTTCCATCTTCCACCCAGTCATTTAATG GATATAACCCATAG